From the Gallaecimonas mangrovi genome, one window contains:
- the dacB gene encoding D-alanyl-D-alanine carboxypeptidase/D-alanyl-D-alanine endopeptidase: MRYCLSFILLLFSFSSVGATWQSIINHRPAGSQVALIVEPLDKGHLSIEHNSQLLLAPASTQKLFTSLAAELELGDNYRFDTRIDGRGQLHAGQWQGDLRLVFSGAPDFNRAQLGALLQALKGQGIHTIDGDILLDGSAFAGYERGPGWPWDNLGVCYSAPSSALTFEHNCVAASLSVGAAGQKTRFYVPSFQPVSVTDDVVAVTQDQQQQNLCELQLDRGPGNHYHLHGCVTNERAVWPLNFAVNDTAAYIAAAIKNELKRYNIHFAGDIRRQDNASGQWQRLAVTHSAPLSALIEHMLTESDNLYANNLGKTLGRKTGLPGTFALGVREVKDILAKKIGLTLKPATLVDGSGLSRDNLVSPAELAAVLKYLGHHTELATYKGLPLAGKTGTLKYRHSVMKAPLRGNLKAKTGTLNGSMNLAGFFTAASGQRYLFVLMSSSLSLGDNSDQADRTMTEFERKLLDSLYHAG; this comes from the coding sequence ATGCGTTATTGCCTTTCTTTTATTTTGTTACTTTTCAGTTTTTCATCTGTCGGCGCAACCTGGCAAAGCATCATTAACCATCGCCCTGCCGGTAGCCAGGTAGCACTGATTGTTGAGCCTTTAGACAAAGGCCATTTGAGCATAGAGCACAACAGCCAGTTACTGCTGGCACCGGCCAGTACCCAAAAACTGTTTACCTCCCTGGCCGCCGAGCTGGAACTGGGTGACAACTACCGTTTCGATACCCGTATTGACGGCCGCGGCCAACTGCACGCTGGCCAATGGCAAGGCGATTTACGGCTGGTTTTTAGCGGTGCCCCCGATTTTAACCGCGCCCAGCTTGGTGCCTTACTGCAAGCCTTAAAAGGCCAAGGCATTCATACCATCGACGGCGACATTCTGCTCGATGGCAGTGCCTTTGCCGGTTACGAGCGCGGCCCAGGCTGGCCCTGGGACAACCTGGGTGTTTGCTATAGCGCTCCGTCGTCGGCACTGACCTTTGAGCACAACTGCGTAGCCGCCAGCCTCAGTGTCGGCGCGGCTGGCCAAAAAACCCGCTTTTACGTGCCCTCTTTCCAACCGGTGTCAGTAACCGACGACGTGGTTGCCGTTACCCAAGACCAGCAGCAGCAAAACTTGTGTGAATTGCAGCTCGACCGCGGCCCAGGCAACCACTACCACCTGCATGGCTGCGTCACCAACGAGCGGGCGGTGTGGCCGCTCAATTTCGCTGTTAATGACACCGCGGCCTACATTGCCGCTGCCATCAAGAACGAACTTAAGCGCTACAACATTCACTTTGCTGGCGATATTCGCCGCCAAGATAACGCCAGTGGCCAGTGGCAGCGTTTAGCGGTGACCCACTCGGCGCCGCTGTCAGCGCTGATTGAGCACATGCTCACCGAGTCAGATAACCTCTACGCCAACAACCTGGGGAAAACCTTGGGCCGCAAAACCGGCCTGCCCGGTACCTTTGCCCTAGGGGTGCGGGAAGTAAAAGACATTCTTGCCAAGAAAATTGGCCTGACCTTAAAACCGGCAACCTTGGTCGATGGCTCAGGCTTGTCACGGGATAACCTGGTTAGCCCGGCAGAACTGGCCGCCGTGCTCAAGTATCTTGGCCATCACACCGAGCTTGCGACCTACAAGGGCCTGCCACTGGCCGGTAAAACCGGCACCTTAAAATACCGCCACAGCGTCATGAAAGCGCCGCTACGCGGTAACCTTAAGGCCAAAACCGGCACCCTTAATGGCTCAATGAACCTGGCCGGCTTTTTTACCGCCGCCTCTGGCCAGCGCTACCTGTTTGTACTGATGAGCTCCAGCCTGTCGTTAGGTGACAACAGCGACCAGGCCGACCGCACCATGACCGAGTTCGAGCGCAAACTGCTCGATAGCCTCTATCACGCCGGTTAA
- a CDS encoding DNA-J related domain-containing protein has protein sequence MDNPLNSDILHFLAEHPEGISEYDLLRGLAEHPFLVSLDCGGDLGLFRRHFALMNGLYGLRQQLFEEGWSLFISALHIRLVPSSGSGESQCLALDDPLASYYLDWQEFDNTGEDEVKALLNGFWTRFDAFEHQAQALSDLGLDEDADWRMIKRRYRSLAAQHHPDKGGRSQDFIRIRRAFEQLARLRGKGA, from the coding sequence ATGGACAATCCCCTTAACAGCGACATACTGCACTTTTTGGCCGAGCACCCGGAAGGCATCAGTGAATACGATTTGCTGCGGGGCCTGGCCGAACACCCTTTTCTGGTGTCACTCGATTGTGGTGGCGACTTGGGGCTTTTTCGTCGCCATTTTGCCCTGATGAATGGCCTTTATGGGCTGCGCCAGCAGCTGTTTGAAGAAGGCTGGAGCCTGTTCATCAGCGCCCTGCATATCCGTTTAGTGCCCAGCAGCGGTAGTGGCGAAAGCCAGTGCTTGGCGCTTGACGACCCCTTAGCCAGCTATTACCTCGACTGGCAAGAATTCGACAACACCGGCGAAGACGAAGTCAAAGCCCTGTTAAACGGTTTTTGGACCCGCTTTGACGCCTTTGAGCACCAAGCCCAGGCCTTAAGCGATTTAGGGCTGGATGAAGATGCCGACTGGCGTATGATCAAGCGCCGTTATCGCAGCTTGGCCGCGCAGCATCACCCTGATAAGGGAGGCCGCAGCCAAGACTTTATTCGTATTCGCCGCGCCTTTGAACAACTGGCGCGGCTTCGAGGCAAAGGAGCCTGA
- a CDS encoding riboflavin synthase subunit alpha, whose product MFTGIVQGKGQVLAVTEKNDFRTHVVRFPSELLGGLELGASVAHNGCCLTVTKVEGSDVSFDLIKETLKVTNLGALQVGDEVNLERAARFGDEIGGHSMSGHIHCLATLAEIIETPDNRILRFSLPSAWRKYVLHKGYIGIDGISLTVGTLFDDGFEVNLIPETLARTTLGQKPLRAAINIEIDPQTQAIVDTVERVLAQR is encoded by the coding sequence ATGTTTACCGGCATCGTGCAGGGTAAAGGCCAAGTGCTGGCTGTCACCGAAAAAAACGATTTTCGCACCCACGTGGTGCGCTTTCCCAGCGAGCTGCTGGGCGGCTTGGAACTGGGGGCGTCGGTTGCCCACAATGGTTGCTGCTTAACGGTAACTAAGGTTGAGGGTAGCGACGTGAGCTTTGACCTCATCAAAGAAACCTTAAAGGTCACCAATCTTGGCGCCTTACAGGTTGGCGACGAGGTTAACCTGGAGCGAGCTGCCCGTTTTGGCGACGAAATTGGTGGCCACAGTATGTCCGGTCATATTCATTGCCTGGCAACCTTGGCAGAGATCATTGAAACCCCAGACAACCGCATTTTGCGTTTTAGCCTGCCGAGCGCCTGGCGCAAATATGTGCTGCATAAGGGCTATATCGGTATCGACGGTATTTCGCTGACCGTTGGCACGCTTTTCGACGACGGTTTTGAGGTCAATCTCATTCCCGAAACCTTAGCGCGTACCACCCTTGGGCAAAAGCCGCTGAGAGCTGCTATCAATATAGAGATAGATCCCCAGACCCAAGCCATAGTGGACACCGTGGAACGGGTCTTGGCACAGCGTTAG
- a CDS encoding Gfo/Idh/MocA family protein: MLRFGVLSTAKIGHKFVLPAIHKSKHCTLMAVASRDLETAQRYVAEQGARFAFDSYQALLDSPEIDAVYIPLPSHLHVQWTLKALAAGKHVLVEKPMALKTEEIEAVKAAASEAGKVVMEAFMIAFHPQWQWVKSLLAENKLGRIYKVSGHFTYFNKKDGDFRNHPDMGGGGLRDVGVYPIIAGRMTLGQPRLIDAYIEQDPDYGIDRFVDANLDFNGTRANLYCGTQQERSQRMSFHGEFGRIEMDAPFNPMDGPHGARVDVYTEKSSHLETRFFGNSDHYLAMVDNFCQAVSGEQRPGVSLDDSIANQQVVDSIFALGRLA, from the coding sequence ATGTTGCGCTTTGGCGTGTTAAGTACGGCAAAAATTGGCCACAAGTTTGTGTTGCCAGCCATTCATAAATCCAAACACTGCACGCTAATGGCGGTGGCCAGCCGCGATCTTGAAACCGCCCAGCGCTATGTCGCCGAGCAAGGGGCGCGTTTTGCTTTTGACAGCTACCAAGCGCTATTGGATAGCCCCGAGATTGATGCGGTTTATATTCCGCTGCCCAGCCATTTACATGTGCAGTGGACCTTAAAAGCCCTTGCTGCCGGTAAACATGTGCTGGTGGAAAAGCCGATGGCACTTAAAACCGAAGAAATAGAAGCGGTGAAAGCGGCGGCAAGCGAAGCCGGCAAGGTGGTGATGGAAGCTTTCATGATTGCCTTTCACCCGCAATGGCAATGGGTTAAAAGCCTGCTTGCTGAAAACAAGCTGGGCCGCATTTATAAAGTCAGCGGCCACTTTACCTATTTCAATAAAAAAGACGGCGACTTTCGTAACCACCCCGACATGGGTGGCGGCGGCCTGCGTGACGTTGGGGTTTACCCCATCATTGCGGGCCGCATGACCTTGGGCCAGCCGAGGCTCATTGATGCCTATATTGAACAAGATCCCGACTACGGCATTGACCGCTTTGTGGATGCCAACCTCGACTTTAACGGCACTCGCGCCAACCTCTATTGCGGCACCCAGCAAGAGCGCAGCCAGCGCATGAGCTTTCATGGCGAGTTTGGCCGCATTGAAATGGACGCGCCTTTTAACCCCATGGATGGCCCCCATGGTGCCCGCGTTGATGTGTACACCGAAAAAAGCAGCCACCTTGAAACACGCTTTTTCGGCAACAGCGACCATTACTTGGCGATGGTTGATAACTTCTGCCAAGCGGTTAGCGGTGAACAGCGGCCTGGCGTGTCGCTCGATGACTCCATCGCCAACCAGCAGGTGGTAGACAGTATTTTTGCCCTGGGCCGCCTGGCTTAA
- a CDS encoding mechanosensitive ion channel family protein: MFEKLAFLKHDFIGNPLYDWAAALTMALLIVLAVLGLKWLLKSKVGRAMGHVENKFARIVYKVLAATRFTLVLLFAISFSFHYLQFPQRVENLVRGVTVFSAFIQLGLWLTAALYAAVESTQKSSRYQASPGAMTNVAAFRFLGAMVVWTLLLLFTLDNLGVNISALVAGLGVGGIAVGLAVQNILGDLFASISIVVDKPFVLGDFIVVETLSGTVESIGLKTTRIRSLSGEQIVFSNNKLLGLEIRNYKRMRERRILFQFGVTYQTPPEQLEQLPTMVKNIIENIEVLRFDRAHFCNFGDSAYEFEVVYWVKKADYIAYMDAHQQINLAMVRLFAKEGIDFAYPTRTLFIEGQEPPSKDTPPPNPA; the protein is encoded by the coding sequence ATGTTCGAAAAACTGGCCTTTTTAAAACACGACTTTATCGGCAATCCGCTTTACGATTGGGCAGCGGCGCTTACCATGGCGCTGCTCATTGTCTTGGCGGTGCTGGGCCTTAAATGGCTGCTCAAATCAAAAGTCGGCCGTGCCATGGGCCATGTTGAAAACAAGTTTGCCCGCATTGTTTATAAAGTACTGGCCGCTACCCGCTTTACCCTGGTGCTGCTGTTTGCCATCAGCTTTTCCTTTCATTACCTGCAATTTCCACAGCGGGTAGAAAACCTGGTGCGAGGCGTCACTGTCTTTAGCGCCTTCATTCAACTGGGCTTGTGGCTAACCGCGGCACTTTACGCCGCCGTTGAAAGCACCCAAAAATCCAGCCGCTACCAAGCCAGCCCCGGCGCCATGACCAATGTTGCCGCCTTTCGTTTTCTTGGCGCCATGGTGGTGTGGACACTGCTATTGCTGTTTACCCTCGATAACCTTGGGGTCAATATTTCCGCGCTGGTAGCCGGTTTAGGCGTGGGCGGTATCGCCGTGGGCTTGGCGGTACAAAACATTCTGGGTGACCTGTTTGCCTCGATTTCTATCGTCGTTGATAAGCCCTTTGTGCTGGGCGATTTCATTGTGGTGGAAACCTTAAGCGGCACCGTTGAGAGCATTGGCCTTAAAACCACCCGTATTCGCAGCCTTTCTGGCGAGCAAATTGTTTTTTCCAACAACAAGCTGTTGGGCCTTGAGATCCGCAACTACAAACGGATGCGCGAACGGCGTATTTTGTTTCAGTTTGGCGTGACCTACCAAACCCCGCCCGAGCAGTTAGAACAGCTGCCAACCATGGTTAAAAACATCATTGAAAACATAGAAGTGCTGCGTTTTGACCGGGCGCATTTTTGTAATTTTGGCGACAGTGCTTACGAGTTTGAAGTGGTGTATTGGGTAAAAAAAGCCGACTACATCGCCTATATGGATGCGCACCAGCAAATTAACCTCGCCATGGTGCGGCTGTTTGCCAAAGAAGGCATTGATTTCGCCTACCCTACCCGCACGCTTTTCATCGAAGGCCAAGAGCCGCCCAGCAAAGACACCCCGCCGCCCAACCCGGCTTAG
- a CDS encoding CBS domain-containing protein gives MHTAADIMTKDLVTLPFNATLKDAHSLTRDKGIRHLPIMDGEQFVGMLTQKRMIATVINLLATYGANALERREGQSPVSELVETECATVTPDTPLLAVTDFFLKHRHGCLPVVSDNGKLVGILTSSDFVRLCRNLLAAMD, from the coding sequence ATGCATACCGCCGCTGATATTATGACCAAAGACTTGGTTACCCTGCCCTTTAACGCCACCCTTAAAGACGCCCACAGCCTGACCCGTGACAAGGGCATTCGCCACCTGCCCATCATGGACGGTGAGCAATTTGTCGGCATGTTGACCCAAAAGCGCATGATAGCCACCGTCATTAACCTGCTGGCCACCTATGGCGCCAATGCCCTGGAGCGACGCGAAGGGCAAAGCCCGGTATCCGAATTGGTGGAAACCGAATGCGCCACCGTTACCCCCGACACCCCCTTATTGGCGGTCACCGATTTCTTCTTAAAACACCGCCATGGCTGCCTGCCGGTTGTCAGCGATAACGGCAAGCTGGTGGGAATTTTGACCTCGTCTGATTTCGTGCGGCTGTGCCGAAACTTACTGGCGGCCATGGATTAA